From the Microplitis mediator isolate UGA2020A chromosome 6, iyMicMedi2.1, whole genome shotgun sequence genome, one window contains:
- the LOC130669419 gene encoding peroxisomal leader peptide-processing protease isoform X1 — translation MCMHKWILQFNAFYSQVVVTNKGTNQTMEPKSVAISLVEKNSFETEHTSGIQISKDWILAPGTLLKSKIERDKNLLDFISALPSGKMTKSLIREENLQVQVQSCAMTSESSREITEIKSTSGSIAGLWSCPLLADSLANLYPSKSLNENFERLNKLLLPIFLVVRLDREDAKVDNVNECSVTDICEILSHFFDSHLSGENYKRGDDVQVESTPFGNPVFMNSVSKGIVSNVLGVNKCIMLTDANAIPGCEGGLVYATAENGSRVIYGMVIAPMTLCRSEWVNYTFVACLLPCLKKLLRKQEPKNNFLMINRQNTDITDLLDKSVVLIYCGSEWGSGILLDRDTGTILTCSHVIDQAPNRRIKVVFSHKDTSHGSKKSQWAKLIYRTPKGVPYDIAVIKVDPLEISNYMQPLKIRNTAAVKGENVISAGFPFLYTNLPTITHGNISNVSSHMLQTTCYVQSGTSGGPIIRPNTGELLGIIVCNVITFNTLYPRINMAIPATIFSDPINEYIKTDRVQVLDTLMTQDKDAIRMWNCFLHSKI, via the exons GAACTAATCAAACCATGGAACCGAAAAGTGTCGCAATATCTctagtggaaaaaaattcatttgaaaCTGAACACACATCAGGAATACAAATTTCAAAAGATTGGATTCTAGCCCCTGGAACTTTATTGAAATCAAAAATCGAACGGGATAAAAACCTGTTAGATTTTATTTCTGCATTACCATCGGGTAAGATGACAAAGTCATTAATACGAgaagaaaatttacaagttcAAGTGCAATCTTGTGCAATGACTTCGGAATCATCTAGAGAAATCACAGAAATTAAGAGCACAAGTGGTTCCATTGCTGGCTTATGGAGCTGCCCTTTACTCGCAGATTCTTTGGCGAACTTATATCCTTCCAAAagtttgaatgaaaattttgaacggCTGAATAAATTACTTCTACCGATATTTTTAGTAGTACGGCTCGATCGAGAAGATGCGAAGGTCGATAACGTAAACGAGTGTAGTGTTACAGATATTTGCGAAATtttaagtcatttttttgacagTCATCTATCTGgagaaaattataagagagGTGATGACGTACAAGTTGAATCAACGCCGTTTGGGAATCCCGTGTTTATGAATTCGGTCTCGAAAGGAATAGTGAGTAATGTACTGGgagtaaataaatgtatcaTGTTGACGGATGCGAATGCTATTCCAGGATGCGAAGGAGGGCTCGTGTATGCTACAGCTGAAAA tggAAGCAGAGTAATATACGGAATGGTGATTGCCCCGATGACTTTGTGTCGTAGCGAATGGGTGAATTATACTTTTGTCGCATGTCTTCTAccttgtttgaaaaaattgctaaGAAAACAGgaacctaaaaataatttcctgaTGATTAACCGACAAAATACTGATATtactg ATCTACTAGATAAGAGTGTGGTGCTTATATACTGTGGTTCTGAATGGGGCAGTGGAATACTTTTAGATCGAGACACTGGGACAATTTTAACATGTTCCCACGTAATTGATCAA GCACCAAATCGACGGATCAAAGTTGTCTTTAGTCATAAAGACACAAGTCATGGATCTAAAAAAAGCCAGTGGgcgaaattgatttatcgtaCGCCTAAAGGTGTACCCTATGACATCGCTGTGATAAAAGTTGATCCATTAGAGATAAGCAACTACATGCAACCTTTAAAGATCAGAAACACTGCAGCTGTAAAAG gTGAAAATGTTATAAGCGCTGGATTCCCGTTTTTATATACAAACTTACCAACTATAACACATGGCAATATTTCCAATGTTTCATCACATATGCTCCAAACAACCTGCTACGTTCAAAGTGGCACCAGCGGTGGACCAATTATCAGACCAAACACGGGAGAATTACTTGGTATTATTGTTTGTAATGTTATTACATTCAATACACTATATCCAAGAATCAACATGGCCATTCCAGCAACTATTTTTAGTGACCCCATCAATGAATACATCAAAACTGATc GTGTTCAGGTTTTGGATACTTTGATGACTCAAGACAAGGATGCGATACGCATGTGGAACTGCTTTTtacattcaaaaatataa
- the LOC130669419 gene encoding peroxisomal leader peptide-processing protease isoform X2 produces the protein MEPKSVAISLVEKNSFETEHTSGIQISKDWILAPGTLLKSKIERDKNLLDFISALPSGKMTKSLIREENLQVQVQSCAMTSESSREITEIKSTSGSIAGLWSCPLLADSLANLYPSKSLNENFERLNKLLLPIFLVVRLDREDAKVDNVNECSVTDICEILSHFFDSHLSGENYKRGDDVQVESTPFGNPVFMNSVSKGIVSNVLGVNKCIMLTDANAIPGCEGGLVYATAENGSRVIYGMVIAPMTLCRSEWVNYTFVACLLPCLKKLLRKQEPKNNFLMINRQNTDITDLLDKSVVLIYCGSEWGSGILLDRDTGTILTCSHVIDQAPNRRIKVVFSHKDTSHGSKKSQWAKLIYRTPKGVPYDIAVIKVDPLEISNYMQPLKIRNTAAVKGENVISAGFPFLYTNLPTITHGNISNVSSHMLQTTCYVQSGTSGGPIIRPNTGELLGIIVCNVITFNTLYPRINMAIPATIFSDPINEYIKTDRVQVLDTLMTQDKDAIRMWNCFLHSKI, from the exons ATGGAACCGAAAAGTGTCGCAATATCTctagtggaaaaaaattcatttgaaaCTGAACACACATCAGGAATACAAATTTCAAAAGATTGGATTCTAGCCCCTGGAACTTTATTGAAATCAAAAATCGAACGGGATAAAAACCTGTTAGATTTTATTTCTGCATTACCATCGGGTAAGATGACAAAGTCATTAATACGAgaagaaaatttacaagttcAAGTGCAATCTTGTGCAATGACTTCGGAATCATCTAGAGAAATCACAGAAATTAAGAGCACAAGTGGTTCCATTGCTGGCTTATGGAGCTGCCCTTTACTCGCAGATTCTTTGGCGAACTTATATCCTTCCAAAagtttgaatgaaaattttgaacggCTGAATAAATTACTTCTACCGATATTTTTAGTAGTACGGCTCGATCGAGAAGATGCGAAGGTCGATAACGTAAACGAGTGTAGTGTTACAGATATTTGCGAAATtttaagtcatttttttgacagTCATCTATCTGgagaaaattataagagagGTGATGACGTACAAGTTGAATCAACGCCGTTTGGGAATCCCGTGTTTATGAATTCGGTCTCGAAAGGAATAGTGAGTAATGTACTGGgagtaaataaatgtatcaTGTTGACGGATGCGAATGCTATTCCAGGATGCGAAGGAGGGCTCGTGTATGCTACAGCTGAAAA tggAAGCAGAGTAATATACGGAATGGTGATTGCCCCGATGACTTTGTGTCGTAGCGAATGGGTGAATTATACTTTTGTCGCATGTCTTCTAccttgtttgaaaaaattgctaaGAAAACAGgaacctaaaaataatttcctgaTGATTAACCGACAAAATACTGATATtactg ATCTACTAGATAAGAGTGTGGTGCTTATATACTGTGGTTCTGAATGGGGCAGTGGAATACTTTTAGATCGAGACACTGGGACAATTTTAACATGTTCCCACGTAATTGATCAA GCACCAAATCGACGGATCAAAGTTGTCTTTAGTCATAAAGACACAAGTCATGGATCTAAAAAAAGCCAGTGGgcgaaattgatttatcgtaCGCCTAAAGGTGTACCCTATGACATCGCTGTGATAAAAGTTGATCCATTAGAGATAAGCAACTACATGCAACCTTTAAAGATCAGAAACACTGCAGCTGTAAAAG gTGAAAATGTTATAAGCGCTGGATTCCCGTTTTTATATACAAACTTACCAACTATAACACATGGCAATATTTCCAATGTTTCATCACATATGCTCCAAACAACCTGCTACGTTCAAAGTGGCACCAGCGGTGGACCAATTATCAGACCAAACACGGGAGAATTACTTGGTATTATTGTTTGTAATGTTATTACATTCAATACACTATATCCAAGAATCAACATGGCCATTCCAGCAACTATTTTTAGTGACCCCATCAATGAATACATCAAAACTGATc GTGTTCAGGTTTTGGATACTTTGATGACTCAAGACAAGGATGCGATACGCATGTGGAACTGCTTTTtacattcaaaaatataa